The Bombyx mori chromosome 14, ASM3026992v2 DNA segment ctatttttaggtgAATAGATTcacaatgtttaaatgtttttagtgtttaattttataataacaataaacttttctatttttagataaatcaAATTTGCGTTATTTACTCCAGTACCATCTgacatattacatatatatgtaaCCATAGATCAGGTGTAATAGTTCCAGGCACCTGTGAAAACTTAGGAAAATGTGATTTGAACAACTATTTCGATGAAACTTGTCCTTTTTTAGTTCCGTtcctcaaaaataaataaagggtCCATTATCTAATcactccagtgtgcttagtgcgagttttttaacgttctcgatatcgtaaaagttaactcaaatttgtatggagttggaatgtctacctacgtttgccgctaagggcgctgttccaactccatacaaatttgagttaacttttacgctatcgagaacgttaaaaaactcgcactaatcacactTTTGTCTGTCCGTAAGCACCTACCTATCTGTGGCACGAAACAATCACGCGTATGGCCTAGGGACAGCAGCAACTATGCAAACAAAATCGACTTCGACCTCTTCTTACCAGAGGCCCCGAAAACTCATCATCAGGCGTGCCGTAACCACATCTCCTCATCcagagcaattaaaaaaatactacctaTGAAACTATATTATTTGACTTGGACAAATTTTCAAATCACtttcatatctatactaatattatcatttatctttgtaattaaaggtacgttttatttgatatcagcatcaacagtctgatgtttttaattgaacttcaattaagttcacTCCATTCAAAttgctgaagtttttttttcttgtttttttttttttcataatttagactttaaatggctctgctgtaaagttgcaaaaatttctCTTAAACCAGATAGGTTATCACCCTCTCGATACGTTAATTCCTTATTGATCGGCTGAACGTTTTTACATGGAATATCGCACAGAAAAATAGTTCATAACACTAACACATAGGATAGCTTTTATCTTGGTAATCCCGGTCAATTCCGAATACGCCCTACTATttctactagtggtaggacctcttgtgagtctgcgcgggtaggtaccaccaccccgcctatttctgccgtgaagcagtaattcgtttcggtttgaagggtggggcagccgttgtaactatacttgataccttagaactcatatctcaagctgggtgacgcatttacgtcgtagatgtctatgggctccagtaaccacttaacaccaggtgggctgtgagctcgtccacacatgtatgcaatagaaaaaaatctcaATCGATTGCTAGATTACGGAACGGAAAGTGAGACGAGTAATCTTATATCCCGCAATAACAGACGCTGTTTAATTCGTGCCGAATAACAAATCCAACGCAGGCGGTACCGCGGGGCACGTCTAGTTCATCAACAACTCACAATCGCAATTTCAGCATATATTCCATGTCCTCAACCAGATTCCCGAGTTCCACTTTCCTTCGTATCGCCTTCTTCGCTTCTTTGTCTTTCGGGAAAATATTTCTATTGTACATATCCATTATGTATACTTCGGGAACACCCAGGAAATCCTTTTCGTAACCATTTCCCTGAAATACAACATTAATATTGCACCCCGGGAGACAGAAGAAGATCCTACGTCCGGAACCTTTGTGTGGATATAAATGAGGCAGCCCAATTTTTTAATCGTTTTATTACCTATATCAACAAACCGAAggttcacgtcattacggatcctcccgatccattaacggtgcttttaggtacctcaatcaTCGAATCATCGACGAAGGCCTCTACGAggaaattagcccatagacatagtcCGGACACTCTCCATCACAGTGGTTGTGTGTGCAGATCcatgtgcttagtgcaagtttattaacgttctcgattgcgtaaaagttaactcaaatttgtatggagttggggcagcgcccctagcggcaaacgtaggcaaacttgTATAAAtgaaagcttatcttgaaaatgtcgtaatagacaagattcaggcatctgtcaaatatctttgtattgtataatggctaCCCACCACAGATGTATTCATTTTAATCTTGCAGTCTCTATattgagaaaaaatatcaataatctTACCTGATGAGCATCCAAATCGACAATCATAGCAGTCTCTATTAAGTTATTCATCATGAGGAACCGTATCAGCAGCGTTATGTCAGCATACGGACAGAAACCTTCGCCTTTTTGAGCACTGCAGTGGTGGAAGCCACCACCCACATTGATAGCCCACCCACGCTCCAATGCCAGCTTACCACAAAGAACTGAACCACCTGTTTGTAACCTTTAATCAAATTGGAAATATACTACCATTACTTTAAATACCACTATACTATATGCACTAAGCATACTGTGAAACCACCATGTCGAATGTTATgtgttgaataataaataaaacatattttaattcattttatagGATAGCTATTTGTAAATCATTATacacaattacattttaaaatataaaatttggaaAGTGTAATCACAGATCATGCTTTCTACTCTTTTTGAATTTATATACAATGTTAAAACTTATTAAGGCACTGTATATCAACCAATATTATTACTACCACATTTtacataactatttatttaccTCATCGGCTTTAAATAAGCGTATTGAACCAGGAAATTTGGTAATAAAGATACAAGTGGTACTTCTGCGATTATAGCCACTCTTGCGCTCCactggaattaaaaaaattatttagatattattttccaaatttttgaAATCACAATTTCACACATAAAACATGGAATTGACAGGAAATGTGTTTGCAGTTTAGCAAACAACagctttattaattaattagaatcCGGCttcatttaagcaaaaaaaaggtaATGCTTTACTTACATTCAAAGATTTGAGATACCGCTTTGTATGGACAACAAGCAAATCACTCTTCTGGGCTTCTTTTGGCTTCACTAGGCGTTCATCCGTTATAAGTTGTGCATTCCTTAAATACTAGACAAAGAGGTGAGACATAACATTATTCGTTATTCAGTTTTCAATATTTCTTTAATTGtctttaattgtaatttaattggaTCATTCACAAAGATAGCAGATTATTAATTCAGTTGTTAATTATATttagcttattttttttatcatcactATTTTGTTTATGTAAATGATCTCAACTTTCTTTCaaactttataataaataccCACAGATTTCCAACTGCCATGTTTAATTCAAAGCAATTTAGATACTGttcatattgttttaaaattgtaatttctaataaatgtttataaatacgCATTTTCTGATGCCTCCCTGCATTGTTCCTCACTACATCATCGTGCATATTTCTGCCTGAATTCATTCATTAAACTTAGATAGCtagaattaaatagaaattttaaCTTTCTAGTCTCTAGTCTTTTTTCATAAAATCTCAAATAGCactgatttttttgttgttgttgaccATTCTggaatttaaataatcaataagCTAGCTATCAGCTAATGGCCAGTTACCTACCATGTTCATGTCCTTCACACATCCTAGATTACCCTGCCCATGCTTATCGTTATCTGTAAGAGATTGCTAAACTCAATAATACCGTTTTAGTGAGCTATAACTTATACTCTACCTGAACAATATTCCGCCACTTTTTAGCGTCAAATACATGAAACTTCTCGAGACCAAAAACCGAAACATTGTATTTGTCATCATATACTATTGGCCATTGCTCTTGGCTTATATCGAAGTAcagactaaaaaaaaacaatgttggtTTATATTCTTTTCAGAAAGTCacgattcattaaaataaaaaactatattgAGCACATAAATGTTAAACCTTGTCATTTTctctaatttgattttattgattgatgaaaatttttaatttactatagACTTATGTTCACTTAAATTTCTGGAATTTTCATTTCGCGGAAAAACGCAATTTCGCGAATTTCCCATTTTTGCGAAAACATCAATATTGAATTGACGTTTAGACAAACATGTTTCGTCCAAAAACATTAAGATGGTATCTTGTATTCGTAAATAAGACAAAATTGACTACCTAGTTTTGATCTCTAatagttgtaatttttttattttcgactATTTTTACTTTTCAACGACCTACCGAAAAGAATAATGACAAGTAAAAATGTAATTGGTAGTCACAATTCCGAAAATATTTCTGAACATAATATCAGTTGCTAGGCAACGGTATATCAGCACTAAGCGGGAAAATGTAAACAAACTAAACGAAAGTGACATTAAGTTAGAACATAGATgcatattttaaattgatttttaggtaataatataatatgactaTTCAGGAATATAATTGAATTATGGATAATACAGAAATAAGTGCTCTCCAAACAGAAGTGGAGTTCTATAGGGTAGGTACCGTATTTAcattctatttatatttttccaatTCCAGCAGCATTTTTTAGTAATGTAGCAGTAGTTCGGCGAAGAGGCCACCACGCTGGCCAAAAGCGACACCACAATGGAGGTAAATGATACCGCTTTAAGGTTTCAACCTCATGGGAATTTCGGatataatgtgttttttttctacctatgctctcggtgctcaaaccggaggtgtttgttaacactggccctagcaagagcagtgcttcgcagaatctaccgccggatcgaaaacgcgacccactgagaaaatccggatATCCTGCAGTTTAATTGGTGGTGTTAGTAGACGTTAGTAGTATACTCATCCTATATACTTACTTATGTGTTACAAGTATTCCAATAACTGGTTCATTCATGTGAGGAAGTAATCAAAACGCTTCCCCCAATCACTGATTTACAAAGAAACATTCATGTTAATTTGGAGTTCATGCTAGATGCGTGTCAGAGAtctttttgtcacgtaccaaccggctttggaatgatctcccctccacggtgtttcccgagcgctatgacatgcccttcttcaaacgaggcttgtggagagtactcaacagtaggcagcagcttggctctgcccctggcattgctgaagtccatgggtgacggcaaccactcatcaacgggtaggccgtatgctcgtctgcctacaaaggctataaaaaaaatggatgaaATAAACTGTTGCCGATTATAATTCTCATGACGTTTATTACAGTAACTGCATTCAAAAATGTTGTCCTCTAGCACTAGTTACAGAAGACAAGGAGGCTTCGATTCTCGTCTCCAAAGAACAGCAAATAAAGTCTTAATTGCTAGTAAAATTGACCTTTTGACCTTTCGATTCCAGAACAACCAAACAATCGTCGAACAAGAGATCAAAATGCTGATCGCTGACAATCAAAAGCTTTCGCATCAGCTCGGTGTACTGCTCAAAGAGAAACTGGAGGCTGAGAAGCAGTCGGCTGATTCTAATCAAGAACAAAGCAAAGAGCTAGATGAACTCAAGAGACAAGTCGCTTTATTTACTAAGGTCTGTAAACGAATTTACATTTAACCcccccttttttattgcttagatgggtggacgagctcacagcccacctggtgttaagtggttactggagcccatagacatctacaacgtaaatgcgccgcccactttcagatataagtcctaaagtctcacccttcaaaccgaaacgcattactgcttcacggtaaaaataggcaggatattggtacctacccgtgcggactcacaaaaggtcctactaccagtaagttATGTGTGTTAGAGcagtattttttgtattatacctGGTCGCCCAAAGGCCTTATAAGTTTCATTTGAACAGGTGAACGAActcaagggctcagccaggagggagtGTCAGGAGAGTTGTGTGATGTCACGTTAAAATCCGCAACTTAAATACTGGGGGTATCCTTGTAAGACATTGGCACCGACGATTGACGTTCTTATGTTATCAAATTCTCATTTAACTGACCGACAACGTGCTCAGTAGCCACGAAACACTGGTGGACGATCAGCCTCCTTGCTTgtcaatgtaaataaataaaatatgtagccAGATAACACGCGTTTTGCCTTTAAAATCTATGgtcaaaacaataattatacttgagaccttagaacttatatctcaaggtgggtggcgcattacgttgtagatgtctatgggctccagtatccacttaacaccaggtgggctgtgagctcgtccacccatgtaagcaataaaaaataaaaaggaaatacCCAGAAAATTGATACCAGCACTTACAAGCAATTTCAAATAGGGTTTTCTGTGGTATTTCATTTTGGTTTAATTTATTCAGCAACTTTATtatccttcaacgtggaagtcgaTCAATAACGCACGTGACATACATAACGAATGCTAATTAGATATTTTGTTGACGGCTCCGTGAGTGGTTCAGACCATACTAGCATGAGACGAAGCATCTTATCAATTGACCACAAATATTGGTATTTATACCTAAAGATCTAGcctgtttttctttaaattttggTATACTCGAAAATTGAATTGAAGCAAACTAATGGTTAAAGCTACGATGATTACATGTGTCCGTTTTAATTTAGGAAAGGGATTCTCTCCACGTTTTATGGCAAACAGCTCAGAGGACTATTGAGGCTTTAGAAACTGAGTTAAAAACTTACCACTGCTACGATAACAGAGGGAAGCAGGTATATTAATATTCtgctttattatttatgaagtaTTTTGTtggaagtgaattttttatttatttcttgcccttgtatgcagacgtgcgtatagcccacctgatggtgagtggttatcgtcgcccatggacttcagcaatggcaggggcagagccaagccgctgcctaccgcttaatactctccacaagcctcgtttgaagaaggacatgtcatagcgctcgggaaacatcgtggaggggagctcattccacagccggatggtacgtggaaaaaaagacctctggaaacgcactgtggatgaccgcagtggctccaggtagtatagtatttagttttaaattcacATTAAGTATCTACTT contains these protein-coding regions:
- the LOC101742828 gene encoding histone deacetylase 11 isoform X2, producing MNMYLRNAQLITDERLVKPKEAQKSDLLVVHTKRYLKSLNWSARVAIIAEVPLVSLLPNFLVQYAYLKPMRLQTGGSVLCGKLALERGWAINVGGGFHHCSAQKGEGFCPYADITLLIRFLMMNNLIETAMIVDLDAHQGNGYEKDFLGVPEVYIMDMYNRNIFPKDKEAKKAIRRKVELGNLVEDMEYMLKLRLNLKAAFNEFKPDIVVYNAGTDILDTDPLGHMSISECGIIKRDEYVFEMCKGLRVPIVMLTSGGYLRRTARIIAESIINLHGKGLIYGSCKDSKW
- the LOC101742828 gene encoding histone deacetylase 11 isoform X1; this encodes MTSLYFDISQEQWPIVYDDKYNVSVFGLEKFHVFDAKKWRNIVQYLRNAQLITDERLVKPKEAQKSDLLVVHTKRYLKSLNWSARVAIIAEVPLVSLLPNFLVQYAYLKPMRLQTGGSVLCGKLALERGWAINVGGGFHHCSAQKGEGFCPYADITLLIRFLMMNNLIETAMIVDLDAHQGNGYEKDFLGVPEVYIMDMYNRNIFPKDKEAKKAIRRKVELGNLVEDMEYMLKLRLNLKAAFNEFKPDIVVYNAGTDILDTDPLGHMSISECGIIKRDEYVFEMCKGLRVPIVMLTSGGYLRRTARIIAESIINLHGKGLIYGSCKDSKW